GATTACCGCAGCGCCCTTGCGGCGATCCTGAAGGCCGAGGCGGAGGAGTGATTGCCGCATTGCCATTGCCGCCGCCACATGCATGATTGCGCGTCATGACCACGGATTTCGACATTCTCATCGCGGGCGGCGGGCTGAACGGCCCGACATTGGCGCTGGCCCTTGCCGGGGCCGGGATGCGCGTGGCCGTGGTCGATCCCCGCCCCGCCGATGCAAGATCGGCAGAGGCCTTCGATGGCCGCGCCTACGCCCTCGCCGTGGCGTCGCAGCGGCTGCTGAAGGCGCTCGGCATGTGGGGAGACCTGGCCGACAAGTGCCAGCCGATCCACCAGGTCAAGGCCTCCCAGGGACAACCCGGCGAAGGTGCCGCCCGCTTCTTCCTGCATTTCGACAGTGCCGAGATCGAGGAAGGTCCGGTCGGCTTCATGCTAGAGGACCGCTTCCTGTATCGCGCCTTGCTATCCGCGATGGACGGGCAGGTGACGCATATGCCGGGGGTCTCGGTGATCGGCCAACAGGTCGGGGCGGCGCATGTTACGGCAGAACTGTCGGATGGGCGGCTGGTCACGGCGCGCCTGCTGATCGGCGCGGATGGGCGCGGCTCGGGCGTGGCAGAGCGTGCCGGGATCACGCGGCGCGGATGGGATTACGGCCAGACGGCGCTGGTGGCGGCGATCGACCACGACTTGCCGCATGAGGGCATCGCGCATCAGTATTTCATGGCGACCGGACCGCTGGCGATCCTGCCGCTGCCCGGCAATCGCAGCAGCGTGGTCTGGTCGGAGACCGAAGCCAATGCCGCTGCCATCAAGGCCCTGCCGGATGCAGAGTTCCTGCAGGTGCTGCGGCCCCGCTTTGGCGATTTCCTCGGCAAAATTTCCCTCGCCGGTCAGCGCTTTTCCTATCCGCTCAGCCTGTCGCTGGCCGAAGCCTATGCCGCACCGCGTGTCGCCCTTGTCGGCGATGCGGCGCATGGCGTGCATCCGGTTGCCGGGCAGGGGCTCAATCTCGGACTGCGCGATGTCGCGGCGCTGGCCCAGACATTGGTCGAGGCGGCCCGGCGTGGCGAGGATATCGGCGCCGAAGATGTGCTGGAGCGGTACCAGCAATGGCGGCGTTTCGACGCGACCAGCCTTGCCCTTGAGATGGATGCCGTGAACCACCTGTTCGCCAGCGGCAACCCGCTGCTGAGCGGCTTGCGGGGCGCGGGCATGGGGGCCGTCACCGCCCTGCCGGGACTTCGCCGGCGCTTCATGCGGCAGGCCGCCGGGCTGTCCGTGGACCCGATGCCGAGATTGCTGGCGGGGCAGTCGTTATAGGATCTGTCAGGGTGCCCTCGGGCCGGATGGGCTTGCGTCCCGCGATGGCCGGGGGCGCTTCGCCCCCCGGACCCCCAGAGGATATTTGCATGAAGAAGAAAGGGCGGGCTGGCATGTGCAATTTGGTTAGTATGTTTTTCGTACTGACTTGGGCGGTTTCGTTTCCAGACGCTGCCTGGCGTGTCATGTGACCCTCGCAAATCGCCGCAATTTACAGTGCAACGCGCGCTACCTGTGTACAGGCTGTGTACGCGCTGTGTACATGTTGTGCACAGCTTGTGCAGCCGAAAACCCAGCATTTACTGGGAAAACTGAGCGGCTGTTGCGTCACTGTGCCTTTGCAGCGCGCGCTGCTGTTGCGTCTTCTGTCCAGAGGCGTCGCGTCTAGCCCCGGACCAGCATCGGTAACCATAGCGTCAGCGCCGGGAATAACAGGATCAGCACGACCCGGACGAGTTCGGCGAGGAAGAAGGGCATCACGCCCTTGAATGTGTCGGACATCGGCACATCCTTGGCCAGCGCCGAGATGACGAAGACATTCATGCCGACCGGCGGCGTGATGAGGCCCAGCTCGACCACGATCAAAGCTATGATTCCGAACCATATTTTCAGGTCTTCGGTGGACATGCCAAAGGCTGCGCCATCGGCGGCCTGGTAGATGCCGCCATTCAGTTCGGACAGGACCGGCCAGAAGAACGGGATGACCAGCAGGATCATCGACAGGCTGTCCATCAGGCAGCCCAGGGCGATCAGGCCGACCAGCAGCAGGATCATCACCGTCATCGGCGCATGGCCCGAATTGATGATCCATTCTGCCGTGGCCTGTGGCAGTCCGGCGCGGCTCATGAAGATTTTCATCATCTCGGCGCCTAGCAGGATCAGGTAGATCATGCCGGTCGTGCTTGCCGTTTCCTTAAGGGATTCAATCAGTTCGCCGATGCGGATCTGGCGTGTTACCGCACCGTAGAGCCAGACCATGACAACTCCGATCGCGGCGGCGGGCGTCGGCGTGTACAGCCCCGCATAGATCCCGCCCAGCACGATCCCGAAGATCAGCAGCACCGGGATCACCCCGATGGTTGCCTCGCGGAACTCGCCCGGCTCGACACCGCCATGCGCCGGGCCGGCCTTGGGATTGATCGCGACATAGATCGCGATGGTCAGCAAAAACAGGATTACTGCAAGAATGCCGGGCAGCAGGGCGGCGGCGAACATGTCAACGATGCTGGCCTCGACGATGACGGCATAGACGATCAGCACGACCGAAGGCGGTATGAGGATTCCAAGCACCCCTCCGGCCGCCAGCGATCCGGTGGCAAGCGCGCCGGAATATTTGTAGCGCGACAGTTCCGGCAGGGCGACGCGCCCCATGGTCACCGCCGTCGCCAGTGAGGATCCGCAGACCGCGCCGAACCCGGCGCAGCTTGCAATCGAGGCCATCGCGGTTCCACCCGGCATCCGGCCGAGCCATGCATTGGCAGCGCGGAACAGTGCCCGCGACAGCCCCGCACGTGAGGCCAATGCGCCCATCAGGACGAACATCGGCACGACCGAAAGATCGTAGATCGAGAACTGCCCATAGGCGAGCGTCTTGAGCTGGCTCAGCATCAGCGCCGGACCATCCATCATGGTCACGCCGATCCCGCCCACCAGGATCATCGCGTAGGCGATTGGAATGCGGATCGCGATCAGGGCGACAAGGACGATCAGCGCGATGACGCCAAGGGTGATCGGATCGGTCATGCGTCAGGTCCCGGCGAATATGCGCGTGTTTTCAAGGAAGGTGACGATGGCGGCCAAGGCCAGCAACACAAGGGAAATCAGGATCGGTACGAAGCCCCACCAGAGCGGAATCTGCAGGATGGCGCTGGTGTAGTTATAGGCCTTCTGATCGAGCAGGCCGAAATACATCCGCCATGTCAGAAAGCCGGCAAACAGCACCGCGATCAGTGCGGCCAGACAGGTGAAGGCCGCGATGGTGCGCGGACTGGCCCTGGCGGTGAAGATATCCGCCGTGACATTGGCGCCGGTGATCTGGGTGTAGGGCAGAAAGCTGAAGGCGGCGACGGCGACCCCGATCTCGGTCAATTCGAAATCGCCGGGGAAGGGCTTCCAGACGACGCCGCCGATGACCGAGAAGAAATTGATCAGCACGACCGCAAGCAGGACCATGCCGCCTGCAAGCGCCCACAAGGTCGCAGCGGCGGCGACCGCACCGGGAAACCCGCTGCGGCCCAGTTTCAGATCCAGCGCCATCACTGGGCTCCGGCGTTCTCGGCGATCAATCCGCGG
This region of Paracoccus saliphilus genomic DNA includes:
- a CDS encoding UbiH/UbiF/VisC/COQ6 family ubiquinone biosynthesis hydroxylase, with protein sequence MTTDFDILIAGGGLNGPTLALALAGAGMRVAVVDPRPADARSAEAFDGRAYALAVASQRLLKALGMWGDLADKCQPIHQVKASQGQPGEGAARFFLHFDSAEIEEGPVGFMLEDRFLYRALLSAMDGQVTHMPGVSVIGQQVGAAHVTAELSDGRLVTARLLIGADGRGSGVAERAGITRRGWDYGQTALVAAIDHDLPHEGIAHQYFMATGPLAILPLPGNRSSVVWSETEANAAAIKALPDAEFLQVLRPRFGDFLGKISLAGQRFSYPLSLSLAEAYAAPRVALVGDAAHGVHPVAGQGLNLGLRDVAALAQTLVEAARRGEDIGAEDVLERYQQWRRFDATSLALEMDAVNHLFASGNPLLSGLRGAGMGAVTALPGLRRRFMRQAAGLSVDPMPRLLAGQSL
- a CDS encoding TRAP transporter large permease; this translates as MTDPITLGVIALIVLVALIAIRIPIAYAMILVGGIGVTMMDGPALMLSQLKTLAYGQFSIYDLSVVPMFVLMGALASRAGLSRALFRAANAWLGRMPGGTAMASIASCAGFGAVCGSSLATAVTMGRVALPELSRYKYSGALATGSLAAGGVLGILIPPSVVLIVYAVIVEASIVDMFAAALLPGILAVILFLLTIAIYVAINPKAGPAHGGVEPGEFREATIGVIPVLLIFGIVLGGIYAGLYTPTPAAAIGVVMVWLYGAVTRQIRIGELIESLKETASTTGMIYLILLGAEMMKIFMSRAGLPQATAEWIINSGHAPMTVMILLLVGLIALGCLMDSLSMILLVIPFFWPVLSELNGGIYQAADGAAFGMSTEDLKIWFGIIALIVVELGLITPPVGMNVFVISALAKDVPMSDTFKGVMPFFLAELVRVVLILLFPALTLWLPMLVRG
- a CDS encoding TRAP transporter small permease, with product MALDLKLGRSGFPGAVAAAATLWALAGGMVLLAVVLINFFSVIGGVVWKPFPGDFELTEIGVAVAAFSFLPYTQITGANVTADIFTARASPRTIAAFTCLAALIAVLFAGFLTWRMYFGLLDQKAYNYTSAILQIPLWWGFVPILISLVLLALAAIVTFLENTRIFAGT